Part of the Oncorhynchus nerka isolate Pitt River unplaced genomic scaffold, Oner_Uvic_2.0 unplaced_scaffold_9096, whole genome shotgun sequence genome, CGTCACAAAACTATTTGTAATAGTACAAACTAAAAATAACGTGTTTTTATTGGAGTTCAGGGGAAGTTTTTCCCCATTTCACTCACTTTTCTTCAAAGATCAGATATGATCTAAGATCAGATCAGAACTGACAGTTGATATGATTCCTTGCCCGTCCCATCCAGATCCTGATCTGGAACCTGGAGATAGGTGAGCCGGTGAAGATGATCGACTGTCACTCTGACGTCATCGTGTGCATGTCCTTCAACACAGACGGCAGCCTGCTGGCCACCAGCTGTAAAGACAAGAAGCTGCGCGTCATCGAGCCGCGCTCCGGGAGAGTCTTACAGGTCAGTCTTACAGCGAGCAGAGAAAGTTTCACTATCCTTTACAGAGTACATATAAATGAGTGAATATAATGCCCCATTGAGGTAGAGTATCTGTGGGATTGTTCCCAACATTTAGAGTGAATATAATGCCCCATTGAGGTAGAGTATCTGTGGGATTGTTCCCCACATTTAGAGTGAATATAATGCCCCATTGAGGTAGAGTATCTGTGGGATTGTTCCCCACATTTAGAGTGAATATAATGCCCCATTACAgtagtctctgtgtgtttgttcccAACATTTAGAGTGAATATAATGCCCCGTTACAGTagagtctctgtgtgtttgttcccCACATTTAGAGTGAATATAATGCCCCATTACAgtagtctctgtgtgtttgttcccCACATTTAGAGTGAATATAATGCCCCATTACAGTAGTCTCTGTGTGATTGTTCCCCACATTTAGAGTGAATATAATGCCCCATTACAGTAGAGTCTCTGTGTGATTGTTCCCAACATTTAGAGTGAATATAATGCCCCGTTACAGTagagtctctgtgtgtttgttcccCACATTTAGAGTGAATATAATGCCCCATTACAgtagtctctgtgtgtttgttcccCACATTTAGAGTGAATATAATGCCCCCCTTACAGTagagtctctgtgtgtttgttcccCACATTTAGAGTGAATATAATGCCCCATTACAGTAGAGTCTCTGTGATTGTTCCCCACATTTAGAGTGAATATAATGCCCCATTACAGTAGAGTCTCTGTGATTGTTCCCCACATTTAGAGTGAATATAATGCCCCGTTACAGTagagtctctgtgtgtttgttcccCACCAGCACGCCAGCTGTAAGAACCACAGGGTGAACAGAGTGGTGTTTCTGGGCAACATGAAGAGGCTGCTAACGACAGGTGTGTCCCGGTGGAACACCAGACAGATTGCACTGTGGGATCAGGTGAGGCAGCCGGGGAACCCCTGCTGGGATGTGGGGCTGAATGTttccccttgtgtgtgtgtgtgtgtgtgtgtgtgtgtgtgtgtgtgtgtgtgctgcctgtgtgtgtgtgtgtgtgtgtgcgtgcgtgcgcgtctgcatgtgtgtgtgtgcgtgcgtgcgcgtctgcgtgtgtgtgtgtgtgtgtgtgtgtgtgtgtgtgtgtgtgtgtggcgtgtgcgtgtgtgtgtgtgtgtgtgtgtgtgtgtgtgtgtgtgtgtgtgtgtgtgtgtgtgtgtgtgtgtgtgtgtgtgcgtgcgctgcctgcatgtgtgtgtgcgtgtgtgtgtatatgtgcaacTGCACTTGTGTGTATATCCTCAATTAAGGATTGTGTGTGTCCTcaagtgtgtgtgttcatgaaCAATGTCtgatccctgtgtgtgtgtgtgtgtgtgtgtgtgtgtgtgtgtgtgtgtgtgtgtgtgtg contains:
- the LOC135565969 gene encoding coronin-2B; the protein is MIDCHSDVIVCMSFNTDGSLLATSCKDKKLRVIEPRSGRVLQHASCKNHRVNRVVFLGNMKRLLTTGVSRWNTRQIALWDQEDLSMPMVEEEIDGLSGLLFPFYDADTHMLYLAGKGDGNIRYYEITTEKPYLQYLMEFRSPAPQKGLGK